The Corynebacterium felinum DNA segment CATCCGCCGACCTGATCATCGCCATGGATCGTGGACATGAACAAGCTTTGTTGCGCTACGGCATTCCAGCCACCAAAATCCGGCTTCTGCGCAGCTTCGACCCCTTGGCTACCAGCGACGATGTCGAAGACCCCTACTACGGTTACGCGTCTGACTTTGAAGTAACCCGAGTCCACATTGAGGCAGCAGTGCCGGGCATTATGGAATGGATTACCACCGCTCTCAACCTCAAGGAACGAGGATAAATGCGTTCGAAGAAAACCACCACCGGTGTCAAAGCTTTTGTGCGCCCTGGTTGGATAATCACCATCCTGCTCGTTGTCGCATTTTCTTATTCAGCGTTTATGATTTTGTCACCGTGGCAGTTGAATAAAGACGCACAGATTGTTGAGCGCAACGAGCATATCGAAAACGCATTCAAAGACAACCCCAAGTCATACAGTGAAGTTTTTGATGCCCAGGGGAAAATTCGTGGCAATCAAGAATGGATGCGCATCCAACTCACCGGCCACTATCTGGCCGATCAGGAAGTGATTTTGCGCCTGCGCCCCGTGGAATCGACGCCCGCGTACCATGCACTGACCCCTTTTAAGCTCAGCAGCGGGGAAATCATTGTGATTAACCGTGGTTTTGAACCCAGTGTTGCCGGTCAAGAACTGCACATGCCTGCCGCACCGCAGGAGGAAGTCACCCTGATTGCGCATGCCCGGGTAAACGAGCCCACCCCTCAAACCGCACCCATGACCACCACCCAACCGGTGCAGGTGTACGGGATCAATACCGAGCAGATTGCCTCACTCACCCAGCTTGATCTTTCCACCGACTACGCTCAACTAGCCCAGGACCAGCCGGGCCAGGTCAACTACATCCCTATTCCGAAACTCGATCGCGGCAACCACCTCTCCTACGGTTTCCAATGGATTGCTTTCGGCATCATGGCTCCACTGGGGTTGGGCTACATGATTTATTCCGAGTCGAAGGAACGCCGCCGGGCAAGGGAAGAAGAAGAGCAAATGGCTGCCCATGTTGAATCTGGCGCAGGACCAGACCCAGAACCAGAGCTGAAAATGCGTTCGCGCTACGGCAACCAGCACAAAAACTATTTCACCAAAGGCTCTTAAAAGCATATGCGCTCCCGTGGTTGTTCACGGGGAGCACACATCAGCCTGCGCTTGAACGTGTGGTACGACGCAGGCTGGTTACAACAACCCAGCGCACGGTACTGACCGCTGTGGCAACCAAAAATTGAGTATTGCGCGAAAGCCGCACTGCCTTACGCACATCGGCAACCGTTGGCGTCGCACCAATGCCTAACACTGGGCGCATCTCCACCCCGTGCGCGTACTGCGTTTTCCCACCCAGCTGCACCCCCAATGCGGCCGCTGCGGTTGCTTCCACCGGGCCTGCGTTAGGAGAAGGGTGTGCGCACGCATCCTCACGCCACGCACGCACTGCTTCCCGCCATCGGCCACGCGCCAGCACTACATGAGCTACAGCAGTGACTCGCGCAGGAATATAGGCGAGAACATCGTCGAATTTCGCTGCCGCCCACCCGAATTGCTCATAGCGTTCGTTGCGGTAACCCACCATGGCATCCAAAGTATTCACCGTGCGATGCAGCACCACCCCTGGCGCACCACCAAGCGCCCAGACGATCGGCGCGATCGCCGCATCAGAGGTGTTTTCCGCCAATGATTCCACCGTAGCGCGCGCAATACCATCGGCATCGAGCAGCTTCGGGTCGCGCGAACACAACCACGGCACCAATTCCCGTGCTGCCTCAACATCGCCGCGTTCAAGGCGCGTTGCCATGCGCTCACCGATTGTCTCCAGCGTGGATCCCCCCAACGCCACACACAGCGACACTCCCAACGATGCCTTCGGATACCTGCGTGCACACAGCACACTGGCGGCAACAGGCGGGAGCACACACGCAGCAACATAGATTACGCCCGCGCTTTTCGACGCCGAATACATGTGCTTTTCCAGCCATGCGGCATAGCGCCCAAACAGGGCAACAGGATGACATGATCCCCCCGGATCCCCCAGAACGCGATCAGCGGCCATGCCCGCAATAATTGCTAAAGACATGACCGCCAACCTTATACCATTGTGCGCCCTGAGGGGCTCGAACCCCCGACCTGCTGGGTGTAAACCAGCTGCTCTCCCAGCTGAGCTAAAGGCGCTTTGTGGTGTTGCTTGCTGCAACGAGAAATAACAATAACAGCAATCCCCACCAGAACACAAAACAGCAGTTCAGTGCCCTATT contains these protein-coding regions:
- a CDS encoding SURF1 family cytochrome oxidase biogenesis protein, with translation MRSKKTTTGVKAFVRPGWIITILLVVAFSYSAFMILSPWQLNKDAQIVERNEHIENAFKDNPKSYSEVFDAQGKIRGNQEWMRIQLTGHYLADQEVILRLRPVESTPAYHALTPFKLSSGEIIVINRGFEPSVAGQELHMPAAPQEEVTLIAHARVNEPTPQTAPMTTTQPVQVYGINTEQIASLTQLDLSTDYAQLAQDQPGQVNYIPIPKLDRGNHLSYGFQWIAFGIMAPLGLGYMIYSESKERRRAREEEEQMAAHVESGAGPDPEPELKMRSRYGNQHKNYFTKGS
- a CDS encoding low molecular weight protein-tyrosine-phosphatase, with translation MTLRITVVCTGNICRSPMGDVIINHAITQAGLDHLVSVDSCGTGGWHVGEKADRRAITELAKAGYDGSAHRAAQLCDDHASADLIIAMDRGHEQALLRYGIPATKIRLLRSFDPLATSDDVEDPYYGYASDFEVTRVHIEAAVPGIMEWITTALNLKERG
- the cbiB gene encoding adenosylcobinamide-phosphate synthase CbiB, which encodes MSLAIIAGMAADRVLGDPGGSCHPVALFGRYAAWLEKHMYSASKSAGVIYVAACVLPPVAASVLCARRYPKASLGVSLCVALGGSTLETIGERMATRLERGDVEAARELVPWLCSRDPKLLDADGIARATVESLAENTSDAAIAPIVWALGGAPGVVLHRTVNTLDAMVGYRNERYEQFGWAAAKFDDVLAYIPARVTAVAHVVLARGRWREAVRAWREDACAHPSPNAGPVEATAAAALGVQLGGKTQYAHGVEMRPVLGIGATPTVADVRKAVRLSRNTQFLVATAVSTVRWVVVTSLRRTTRSSAG